The following proteins are encoded in a genomic region of Montipora foliosa isolate CH-2021 chromosome 8, ASM3666993v2, whole genome shotgun sequence:
- the LOC138012533 gene encoding dnaJ homolog subfamily C member 9-like: protein MFPAGEMSFFQTLQRLFGVRDLYEVLHLTRTASEADVKRAYRKKSLQVHPDRACEDDKTLATEKFQCLSRVYTVLSDSEKRALYDETGEVDDDVVVGERDWNAYWRLLFQKITVDDIAEFEKHYRGSEEEISDLRAAYLDYEGDIDSILENMLCATVEDEERFREIIENLISKEDLPKFPAFVSESKKKRKARKQRAQKEAAEAEEMAKELGLNASSSEDNLKQLIMKRDRKGEMNDIIAGLEAKYCKPKKQKVSKGKKK from the exons ATGTTTCCCGCTGGTGAAATgtctttctttcaaacattacAGAGGCTTTTTGGCGTCCGAGATTTATATGAAGTATTACACCTCACAAGAACAGCATCAGAAGCAGACGTAAAACGAGCCTACCGGAAAAAGTCGCTTCAAGTTCATCCTGATCGAGCATGCGAAGATGATAAAACACTCGCTACAGAGAAGTTCCAATGTTTAAGTCGGGTGTATACAGTTCTGTCAGATTCTGAGAAAAGAGCTCTTTATGATGAAACTGGTGAAGTTGACGACGATGTTGTTGTTGGAGAACGTGACTGGAATGCGTACTGGAGATTGTTGTTCCAGAAAATTACTGTGGACGACATAGCTGAGTTCGAGAAACATTACAGAGGTTCCGAAGAAGAGATTAGTGACCTCAGAGCAGCTTATTTGGACTACGAGGGAGATATCGACTCAATCTTGGAGAATATGCTTTGTGCAACGGTCGAGGATGAAGAAAGATTTAGAGAAATCATAGAGAACCTAATTTCAAAAGAAGATCTCCCCAAATTTCCTGCATTTGTAAGTGAGAgtaaaaagaagaggaaagcCAGGAAACAAAGA GCTCAGAAAGAAGCTGCAGAAGCTGAAGAAATGGCAAAAGAGCTTGGATTGAATGCCAGCAGTTCTGAAGATAACTTAAAACAGCTGATTATGAAACGAGACAGGAAGGGAGAAATGAATGACATTATCGCTGGACTTGAAGCTAAATACTGCAAGCCTAAGAAACAAAAAGTTTCCaagggaaaaaagaaataa